The DNA segment TACAGCTAGTTCAAGTTGTTTGCTGTAGTAGTAACTCTTCGCCCGTTTGTAGTAACTGGCGATATCATCCGGCTGTAGCCGCAATATCTTCGTTAGCACATCCACCGCAAGATCATATTGCGATTTTCTAAAGTAATACTCAACAAACAGCCGAAGCAGGTCAGGATCATCGTCAAATATTTGAAGGGCAGCCCTCAAAGCATGTCCAGCTTCCTCCAGCTTGCTCTCTTTGAGCGATTGATGAGCTTGTTCTCGATACTGCAGAAATTCATCGAAATTGATATTATCCGCCTGAAGCAAAGATTCGTAATTTAATCCCTCTTCGTTGAGCTGTTCTAAATAATATTTTTTAAAAGAAACCGGAATCTCCACGATATGAGGCTCCAGAGATTCTCTCATTTCCTCTTTCCAATGGAAAAAGTCTTCTAGCAGTCTCCATATCGCTGAAGGAAAAAATCTATAGTTTTGCACAAAATTGAGCATTTCCCTGCTTAGACTCCGCTTATATGTAGTGTCCCAAGCAACATCCGAGTTCAACAGCTGCATCCACAGCTCAGGATTGATTCGCGAGGGAAAATGTTGATACAGATCTGCCGCTTGCTCGATAAACTGCTGTACGGTACTAATCTTTAACTCTGTTGAGCTCGTATCCTCCAACGCCAAAATGCCTGGGTCGATTTCTGGGATGACCCAGTTATCGGCATGTTCAAAGCTGTCTTCATCATATGATGCTTCTGCTTCTGCTTCCGCCTCAGCCTCTCTCCTTACCTGCTCCTTAACGAATTTCAGTGCCCTGTCGTATGCCTCGCGAAGAGCTTGATAACCTTCGGCATCCTCTTCCGGATGGTAGACTTGCAGCATTTTTGCATAGGCGCGTTTTATCGCTTTTATGTCATGAGTCGGCTCAATGTCCAGTCTCTCCCAGATTGTCATGATTACGTTTAATCCGCCT comes from the Paenibacillus lentus genome and includes:
- a CDS encoding J domain-containing protein, with product MTIWERLDIEPTHDIKAIKRAYAKMLQVYHPEEDAEGYQALREAYDRALKFVKEQVRREAEAEAEAEASYDEDSFEHADNWVIPEIDPGILALEDTSSTELKISTVQQFIEQAADLYQHFPSRINPELWMQLLNSDVAWDTTYKRSLSREMLNFVQNYRFFPSAIWRLLEDFFHWKEEMRESLEPHIVEIPVSFKKYYLEQLNEEGLNYESLLQADNINFDEFLQYREQAHQSLKESKLEEAGHALRAALQIFDDDPDLLRLFVEYYFRKSQYDLAVDVLTKILRLQPDDIASYYKRAKSYYYSKQLELAVLECESILEKWPEYLEVRILLGQCYDARGQLRRAQAIYRSVLDMTDPSNKAEYKIHKQASRRIFEIECLTRNEAEKQIFDDGENNDKDPVENHDQRSSANYWLLIFAILFILKFILTR